GTACTCAGCTGGGTTGCGAAGCCATGAACGGCAACAACTTTGCCAAGTGGTGCTACAAGCCGTTTGAAGACCTGCTGCAGAAAGCCAAGCGCACCACCAATGTGGCCGAGCGCACCAAGCTGTACATGAAGGCGCAGGAAATCTACAAACAGCAGCTGCCTTACACCACTGTGGCTCACTCCACCGTGGTACAGCCGATGTCCAAGTCGGTAGTCGGCTTCAAGGTAAGCCCCTTCGGCCTGAACTCCTTCTATGGCGTCAGCCTGAAGTAATCCTGTTTGCTTCCCGACAGGGAAGTTGCTGATATCGGGGGCGTAAGCCCCCGATGTTTTGCATGGAGCACGGCGCTATCTTTACGTCAGATAAAGAAATGCCGTTACCGGTGAAACCGGCCGGGAGTGTCTGTCAGACGGAATGCAGTAAAACGGAAACAGCGGTGGCGTGCGAACGCGGACTGGCAGGCTTGACCTGTATCAAAGGCGCGGCCTTGGGCGGGTGTTATTGTCTACTCCGTCGAGGCGAAGGCGTGGCTGATGTAGGTGGGTGGTTCAGCCGGCGTCTTCTGCCCGACACCTTACTCCCGTTTTCCTGCGCTGTTCTCCGGCTTGTTTCTCCTTATCGTTTCCATGACATTCCCATCCATGATCTGGGTCTGAAATAACGGCGTCCGTCTGCCATGCTGTAAGCAGGCCGGATGCACGGGAGAAGTACGTATGTTGTCTTTCATTTTCCGCAGGCTGGGTTTGCTGATTCCCACGTTCTTCGGCATTACCTTGCTTACCTTCGGCCTTATCCGCATGATTCCGGGCGATCCGGTGGAAGTCATGGTGGGTGAGCGCACGCTGGACCCGCAAATGCATGCGGATGCCATGCACCGCCTGGGTCTGGACAAGCCGCTGTACGCGCAGTATGTCGATTACATCAGCAATTTGCTGCATGGCAATCTGGGCGAATCGCTGGTCACCAAGACCAGCGTATGGGCCGAATTCAAGACCCTGTTCCCCGCCACGCTGGAACTGGCGCTGGCTGCCATGGCTTTTGCTGTGGTGTTCGGCCTGTTGGCTGGCGTGATTGCCGCCATCAAGCGTGGCTCCATTTTCGACCATGGCGTGATGGGCATTTCGCTCACCGGTTTTTCCATGCCGATTTTCTGGTGGGGTCTGATCCTCATCATGTTCTTCTCGGTCAAGCTGGGCTGGACGCCGGTTTCCGGCCGGCTGGACCTGGCTTTTGACATCACGCCGCGCACCGGTTTCATGCTGATCGACACCTGGCTGGCCGAAGCGGCCGATCCGTCGGCCAATGCCGGTGCCTTCAAGGACGCGCTGATGCACCTGATCCTGCCGGCCATCGTGCTGGGCACCATCCCGCTGGCGGTGATTGCGCGGATGACCCGTTCCTCCATGCTGGAAGTGCTGCGTGAAGACTATGTGCGTACCGCACGGGCCAAGGGCCTGTCGCCGGTGCGGGTGATCTTTGTGCACACCCTGCGCAATGCGCTGATTCCGGTACTGACCGTGATCGGCCTGCAAGTGGGTACGCTGATGGGTGGCGCGGTGCTGACCGAAACCATCTTCTCCTGGCCCGGTATCGGCAAGTGGCTGATCGACGCCATCAGCCGCCGCGACTACCCGGTGGTGCAAAACGGCATCCTGATCGTGGCCACACTGGTGATCATCACCAACTTCATCGTGGACATTCTGTACGGTGTTGCCAATCCGCGCATCCGTCACGCCAAATAACGCTTGCAGGTATCGTCATGACTAATGCAAACATGCAGAACGCTGCGGTGCCCGCCGAAGATGCGGCACTGAGCTATCCTTCGCCGTTCAAGGAATTCTGGCAGGGCTTTTCTTATAACAAGGGCGCGGTTGCCGGCCTGATCTTCATGACCATCGTGGTGCTGTGCGCCGTGCTGGCCCCGCTGGTGGCACCCTACAGCCCCATCGAGCAATACCGCGACCACCTGCTGACACCGCCGGCCTGGCTGGATGGCGGCTCCACTGCCTTCCTGCTGGGGACGGATGAACTGGGCCGTGACATCCTGTCGCGTCTGATTTATGGCGCACGCCTGTCGCTGTTCATCGGCCTGTGCTCGGTGCTGCTGGCTATGCTGCCCGGTGTGGTGCTGGGTCTGCTGGCGGCCTTCTTCCCCAAGGTGCTGGGCGGGGTGATCATGCGCGTCATGGACATCATGATGGCCTTGCCGTCCTTGCTGCTGGCGGTGGCCATCATGGCCATCCTGGGGCCGGGCCTGATGAATGCCATGATCGCCATTGCCACGGTGTCCCTGCCTGCCTATGTGCGCCTGACCCGTGCTTCGGCCATGACCGAACTGAACCGCGACTATGTCACCGCTTCGCGCGTGTCCGGTGCCGGTCTGTTCCGTCTGATGTTCAACACCGTGCTGCCCAACTGCATGGCACCGCTGATTGTGCACGCCACCATGAGCTTCTCCTCCGCCATTCTGGAAATCGCCGCACTGGGTTTCCTGGGGCTGGGCGTACAACCGCCCACACCGGAGTGGGGCACCATGCTGGCCTCGGCCCGTGATTACATCGAACGTGCCTGGTGGGTGGTGTCGCTGCCTGGTCTTACCATTTTGCTGTCGGTACTGGCCATCAACCTGATGGGTGACGGCCTGCGCGATGCGCTGGACCCGAAACTGAAGCGCGCCGCCTGAGGAGGGAAGTATGAGTCTGCTGGAAATCAAGAACCTCTCGGTGGAGTTCGGTTCGGAAAAAAATCCCTTCCGCGCAGTGGAAGGACTGGACCTGAGCGTCAATCAGGGCGAAATCGTTGGCATCGTCGGCGAATCCGGTTCGGGCAAGTCAGTCACCATGATGGCCATGATGGGCCTGCTGGAAGGACAGGGCCGCATTGTGGCGGACACCCTGCAATTTGATGGCAAGAATCTGCTCACCATCTCGGCGCGCGAGCGTCGCAAGATTGTCGGCAAGGATATCGCCATGATCTTCCAGGACCCGATGACCTCGCTCAACCCCAGCTACACCGTGGGTTACCAGATCATGGAAGTACTGAAGATCCACCAGGGCCTGCGTGGTGCCGCACTGAAGCAGCGCGCGCTGGAACTGATGGAAATGGTGGAAATCCCGGCAGCGGCCAGCCGGCTGAATGCCTACCCGCACCAGTTGTCCGGCGGCATGAGCCAGCGCGTGGTGATTGCCATGGCCATTGCCTGTAATCCCAAGCTGCTGATTGCCGACGAGCCCACCACCGCCCTGGACGTAACCATCCAGGCGCAAATCATGGACTTGCTGGTCAATCTGCAGAAAAGCCAGAACATGGCGCTGATCATGATTACCCATGACCTGGCCGTGGTGGCCGAAGTGGCGCACAAGGTGGCGGTGATGTATGCCGGGCAAGTGGCCGAGATGGCCAAGGTGCCGGGCATCTTCCGCACTCCCACCCATCCGTATACCGAGGCGCTGCTCAAGTCCATCCCTGAACACAGCAAGGGCGCGCATCGCCTTTCCACCCTGCCTGGCATCGTGCCGGGGCAGTACGACCGGCCAAGCGGCTGCCTGTTGTCTCCGCGCTGTCCCTATGTTCAGGACAAGTGCAAGGCCCAGCGACCGGGCCTGACCGCCATTGACGGTGGCGTTGTACGCTGCCACTACCCGATTACGGCCAAGGAGGCATGATGAGTACCGTATTGCAGGCACGGGACCTCACCCGTTATTACGATGTGGCCCAGGGTTTTCTCAAGCCGACAGCCCAGGTCAAGGCGCTGAACGGCGTGTCTTTTGAATTGCAGGCCGGCAAAACTTTGGCGGTAGTGGGCGAATCCGGCTGTGGCAAGTCCACGCTGGCGCGCCAGCTGACGCTGATTGAGGCACCGACTTCCGGTTCGCTGCTGCTGGACGGGCAGGATGCCGCCACGGCCGGCAAGGCCGAGCTGAAAGCCATGCGCACCAAGGTGCAGATGGTGTTTCAGAACCCCTACGCCTCGCTCAACCCGCGCCAGAAAATTGGCACCCAGCTGGGCGAGCCGCTGGACATCAATACCAGCCTGTCGGCCAGCGAGCGCGAAGAGCGCGTACGCGCCATGATGGCCCGGGTCGGTCTGCGTCCCGAACATTACTACCGCTACCCGCACATGTTCTCCGGTGGCCAGCGCCAGCGTATCGCCATTGCCCGCGCCATGATGCTCAACCCCAAGATCGTGGTGGCAGACGAGCCGACTTCGGCGCTGGACGTTTCCATCCAGGCGCAGGTGCTCAATCTGTTCATGGATTTGCAGGAAGAGTTCAACACCGCCTATGTGTTCATCTCGCACAATCTGGCGGTGGTGGAACATGTGGCGGACGAGTTGATGGTGATGTATCTGGGACGTGCGGTGGAGGTGGGGGCCAAGGAAAAGATTTATTCCCGGCCGCTGCATCCTTATACCCAGGCGCTATTGTCCGCCACGCCTTCCATTCACCCGGAAGACAGGCGCATCAAGATCAAGATCCACGGCGAGTTGCCCAGCCCGCTCAATCCGCCGTCCGGCTGCACCTTCCACAAACGCTGCCCGTTTGCCAATGAACGTTGCCAGCAGGAAGTGCCGGAATTGCGTGCGCTGGACGAGCGCATGATTGCCTGCCATCACGCAGAGAGCATTAATAGCTGAACCATTCCGGTGCATCTTGTGTTGCAAAGGCCGGCTTCGCGTCGGCCTTTCTTGCTTCTTGCACCAGAATGTTCTGCAATCATGATGTAAATGACGCAAAACCCTACTGTTATGCCGCATTTTTGGCGCACTGCAACAAAAATGCCTTTACCCTCCCACTACTGCACGATACAGTCGCCATGGCACACACATCCAAAGGAAAACGAGAAGTGAAAAGAGCCGTGTATGCCGGAAGTTTCGACCCGGTCACCAACGGTCACTTGTGGATGATTCGCGAAGCCGTAGAGCTGTTCGACGAACTCATCGTGGCAGTCGGCGTGAACCCGGAGAAACACTGTACCTTCAGTGTGGACGAGCGCGTGGACATGCTGCGAGCCGTCACACGTGGCTTCAGCAAGCTGCGGGTGGATGTATTCGAAAACCAGTTTTTGGTGAACTACGCCCAGAGCATTGGTGCCAACTACATCATTCGCGGTATTCGCACCGCCAGCGACTACGAATACGAACGCACCATGCGTTACATCAACTCCGACCTGCACCCGGACATCACCACCATCTTCCTGCTGCCACCGCGGGAATATGCCGAGGTGTCCTCCACCATGGTCAAGGGCCTGGTCGGCCCGCGTGGCTGGCAGAACATGATTCGCCAGTATCTGCCCGAGCCGGTCTATCGCAAGCTGATCGCCATGTACCAGCCGGAATAGGCGGTCAGGCGGGACTTGCTGATGCGCGCGCCGGTCGCTTATGCTGGCGCGCGTTTTGTTTTTGTCCGAATGAATTACCCGGCAGTGCCACACCGGCTGCTGTCGCCAAGGAATGATATGGTCGATGTCTCCGCCTTTGCCAACCGGCTGCAGAAAAACTACAAGCACTACGCCAAGTGGGCCTCCCGTCAGGGGCTGGATGCCTGGCGTGTCTACGACAAGGACGTACCGCAGTTTCCGCTGGCGGTAGACCTGTACGGCGACCGCGTGCATTTGCAGGAGTACGACACCGGCTGGGAAATGGAAGACGAGGTCTATCAGCAATGGATTGCCGCTATCATGGTTGCCATCGCCGCTGTCACCGGACGCGATGAATCCGCCATCACCCTGAAAAGCCGCCGTCGTCAGAAGGGCGTCAGCCAGTACGAAAAAGTGGGCAAGCTGGGTGATGATTTCATCGTGCAGGAGTTTGGCCAGCGCTTCATCGTCAATCTGGATGCCTATCTGGACACCGGCTTGTTTCTTGATCACCGCAACACCCGCAAACGCGTGCGTGAAGAAGCCGCCGGCAAGCGATTTCTCAATCTGTTTGCCTATACCGGCAGCTTTACCGTCTACGCAGGAGCTGGTGGTGCAGTCAGTTCCGAAACGGTAGACATGTCCAATACCTATCAGGACTGGTCGCGCCGCAATTTCGAGCTGAACGGACTGGACCTGGCCCGCCATCAACTGGTGCGTGCCGATGTATTCCAGTATCTGGAGCAAGCAGTGGACGAGGGCAAGCAGTTCGACCTCATCGTGATGGACCCGCCCACCTTCTCCAATTCCAAGAAAATGCTGGATATCCTGGACGTCCAGCGCGACCACGTCTGGCTCATCGACTACGCCATGGCGCTGCTGGCACCGGGCGGTACCTTGTACTTCTCCAATAATCTGCGCAGCTTCGTGCTGGACGAACGCCTGGCCGAGGACTATCACATCCGTGACATCAGCGGGCAGTCCGTGCCGGAAGACTTCCGCAACCGCAAGATCCACCAGTGTTACCAACTGAAAAAGAAAGCCAGCTGACATGCCGCAAGTCATCATGCAATACAGCAGCGGGCTGCAGCTGGATATCCCCGCCACCTTGCTGGCCATCAATCAGGCATTATTGGCCAGCGGCCAGTTTCAGGCAGAGGACATCAAAAGCCGGGCCATCCTGTTGCAAGACTGGCTCACTGGCACCACACCGGGTAGCGCCCCGTTCGTGCACCTGCAACTCCATATCCTGAGCGGTCGGGACTTACCCACCCGCCAGCAACTCTCCGACAGCCTGCTACCCGTCTTGCAACAACAGATTCAAGGTCCCACCGGCACCCAGCTTTGCGTGGAAGTCTGTCAGATGGAACGCGACAGCTACCGCAAATGCTGGCTGTAATGCCGCAGGCAGAACAAAAGGCTCACGACCGTGGGCCTTTTTTCTGTCTGAAGCAGCGGCAAACCGGCGCGCTGCTCTTGTAAAAGCCACTACGCATCCCATCTTGCTGCTACCACCTATCTATATATGCCGGTTACCGGCAAGGAGCGCAGCATGGCCACCATCAATATCACCGGCAGCAGTTTCAATGAGACCGTCGACAAGGGCGGCATCGTCATTCTGGATTTCTGGGCCGAATGGTGTGGTCCGTGCAAGATGTTTGGCCCCACCTTTGACGCCGCTGCGCTCAAGCATCCCGACATCGTGTTTGGCAAAATCAATACCGAAGAAGAACAAGAACTGGCTGGCCATTTCCAGATCCGCTCCATTCCCACACTGATGGCACTCAAGGACGGCATCATCGTCTTCAACCAGGCTGGTGCCATGATGCCGGCCCAGTTTGAAGAACTGATCAAGGCGCTGCGCGATCTGGACATGGAAAAGGTCAAGGCGGATATCGCCGCGCAGGATGAGTGATTGCAGTCGCCGATATATGTTTCCGACAAAAAGCCCGGCCCAGCCGGGCTTTTTGCTGCCGGTGTCGGTGGCGAAACCAGCTTTTTGCGCCAGTTTCCCCCGTGGGTCAGCGTCAGGATGGACGCCAGTGCGCCGCTGCCTGTGCGTGCGCAGCAAAACAGTCATGAAACCCGCATTTCATAAAGTATTACCGTTCAGTGACTTAGCGCGCTCTTGGCCGGGATTTCAGCAAATCGTGCAGATTTCTTCGCACAAAGTGTTGACGAGGGGTGGGCGTGGCGGTATAGTTCGCCTCCTCAGCAGACAACGCAGCGACGGAAACGAAACGCAGCGACCTGCACCGCTCTTTAAAAAACAGAATAACCGATAGGTGTGAGTGCTTGGCGAAAGCCAAATACTTGCACTGCAAGACAAGAAATACTTGTTATTTTCTTTGATCTTGCGTGCCAGAAAATTTGCTATGAGATTGAACTGAAGAGTTTGATCCTGGCTCAGATTGAACGCTGGCGGCATGCTTTACACATGCAAGTCGAACGGTAACAGGGAGCTTGCTCCGCTGACGAGTGGCGAACGGGTGAGTAATGCGTCGGAACGTGCCGAGTAGTGGGGGATAACTATCCGAAAGGATAGCTAATACCGCATACGCTTTGAGAAGGAAAGCAGGGGATCGCAAGACCTTGCGCTATTCGAGCGGCCGACGTCTGATTAGCTAGTTGGTGAGGTAAAGGCTCACCAAGGCATCGATCAGTAGCGGGTCTGAGAGGATGATCCGCCACACTGGGACTGAGACACGGCCCAGACTCCTACGGGAGGCAGCAGTGGGGAATTTTGGACAATGGGCGCAAGCCTGATCCAGCCATGCCGCGTGTCTGAAGAAGGCCTTCGGGTTGTAAAGGACTTTTGTCAGGGAGGAAATCCCTAAGGTTAATACCCTTGGGGGATGACAGTACCTGAAGAATAAGCACCGGCTAACTACGTGCCAGCAGCCGCGGTAATACGTAGGGTGCAAGCGTTAATCGGAATTACTGGGCGTAAAGCGTGCGCAGGCGGTTGTGTAAGTCTGATGTGAAAGCCCCGGGCTCAACCTGGGAACTGCATTGGAGACTGCACGGCTAGAGTGCGTCAGAGGGGGGTAGAATTCCGCGTGTAGCAGTGAAATGCGTAGAGATGCGGAGGAATACCGATGGCGAAGGCAGCCCCCTGGGATGACACTGACGCTCATGCACGAAAGCGTGGGGAGCAAACAGGATTAGATACCCTGGTAGTCCACGCCCTAAACGATGTCAACTAGCTGTTGGGGGTTTGAATCCTTGGTAGCGTAGCTAACGCGAGAAGTTGACCGCCTGGGGAGTACGGCCGCAAGGTTAAAACTCAAAGGAATTGACGGGGACCCGCACAAGCGGTGGATGATGTGGATTAATTCGATGCAACGCGAAAAACCTTACCTGGTCTTGACATGTACGGAACTTGCCAGAGATGGCTTGGTGCCCGAAAGGGAGCCGTAACACAGGTGCTGCATGGCTGTCGTCAGCTCGTGTCGTGAGATGTTGGGTTAAGTCCCGCAACGAGCGCAACCCTTGCCATTAGTTGCTACCATTTAGTTGAGCACTCTAATGGGACTGCCGGTGACAAACCGGAGGAAGGTGGGGATGACGTCAAGTCCTCATGGCCCTTATGACCAGGGCTTCACACGTCATACAATGGTCGGTACAGAGGGTAGCCAAGCCGCGAGGTGGAGCCAATCTCATAAAACCGATCGTAGTCCGGATCGCACTCTGCAACTCGAGTGCGTGAAGTCGGAATCGCTAGTAATCGCAGATCAGCATGCTGCGGTGAATACGTTCCCGGGTCTTGTACACACCGCCCGTCACACCATGGGAGTGAGTTTCACCAGAAGTGGGTAGGCTAACCGTAAGGAGGCCGCTTACCACGGTGGGATTCATGACTGGGGTGAAGTCGTAACAAGGTAGCCGTAGGGGAACCTGCGGCTGGATCACCTCCTTTCTAGAGAAGGCGATTGTCAAGTACTCACAGCCTATCGGTTATTCATGATTTAAGGGTAGTAACTGGGTTTGTAGCTCAGCTGGTTAGAGCACTGTGTTGATAACGCAGGGGTCGTAGGTTCGAGTCCTACCAGACCCACCAGTTTGGGGGATTAGCTCAGTTGGGAGAGCACCTGCTTTGCAAGCAGGGGGTCGTCGGTTCGATCCCGTCATCCTCCACCATTCTTACAGTGCAAACAAAAGCGCACACAGCATTTTATTGCTGCGTGAATTTCTGTTTGCGTTGTTTTTACAATGCCCGATCTTTAACAAACTGAAGAAGCCGAATTAATTAGACGGCGAAATGAAATGCATGGAGTTAACTCTGCATGCAGGACAAATCGTCATCTTGGGAATTTGATTGTATCTAATGTCATGTCGCCATATCAAAAGGGGCGGTGTGACATGTCGCACAAACACAATTCTGTCGGATTGGTAATCTAGGTTACTGAAATGATAGGGTCAAGCGACTAAGTGCATCTGGTGGATGCCTTGGCGATCACAGGCGATGAAGGACGTGTAAGCCTGCGAAAAGCGCGGGGGAGCTGGCAATAGAGCTTTGATCCCGCGATATCCGAATGGGGAAACCCACCCGCAAGGGTATCCCAGACTGAATACATAGGTCTGTGGAAGCGAACCGAGTGAACTGAAACATCTAAGTAACTCGAGGAAAAGAAATCAACCGAGATTCCGTCAGTAGTGGCGAGCGAACGCGGAATAGCCTGTATGTGATAGAGATTGAGATAGTGGAAGGCATTGGAAACTGCCGCCATAGTGGGTGATAGCCCCGTACACGAAATTTCATTCTTGGTACTAAGCATACGAAAAGTAGGGCGGGACACGCGAAATCCTGTTTGAAGATGGGGGGACCATCCTCCAAGGCTAAATACTCGTGATCGACCGATAGTGAACCAGTACCGTGAGGGAAAGGCGAAAAGAACCCCGGGAGGGGAGTGAAATAGAACCTGAAACCGGATGCATACAAACAGTGGGAGCCTCGCAAGGGGTGACTGCGTACCTTTTGTATAATGGGTCAGCGACTTACGTTCAGTAGCAAGCTTAACCGCATAGGGGAGGCGTAGGGAAACCGAGTCCGAATAGGGCGCTTTAGTTGCTGGGCGTAGACCCGAAACCGAGTGATCTATCCATGGCCAGGATGAAGGTGCGGTAACACGCACTGGAGGTCCGAACCCACTAGTGTTGCAAAACTAGGGGATGAGCTGTGGATAGGGGTGAAAGGCTAAACAAACTCGGAGATAGCTGGTTCTCCCCGAAAACTATTTAGGTAGTGCCTCATGTATCACTTCCGGGGGTAAAGCACTGTTATGGCTAGGGGGTCATTGCGATTTACCAAACCATGGCAAACTCTGAATACCGGAAAGTGCGAGCATGGGAGACAGACGGTGGGTGCTAACGTCCATCGTCAAGAGGGAAACAACCCAGACCGCCAGCTAAGGTCCCAAATGATCAGTTAAGTGGTAAACGAAGTGGGAAGGCCCAGACAGCCAGGATGTTGGCTTAGAAGCAGCCATCATTTAAAGAAAGCGTAATAGCTCACTGGTCGAGTCGTCCTGCGCGGAAGATGTAACGGGGCTCAAACTGATAACCGAAGCTGCGGATTTGCACGTAAGTGCAGATGGTAGGGGAGCGTTCTGTAGGTCTGTGAAGGTGTCTCGAAAGGGATGCTGGAGATATCAGAAGTGCGAATGCTGACATGAGTAGCGATAAAGCGGGTGAAAAGCCCGCTCGCCGAAAGCCCAAGGTTTCCTACGCAACGTTCATCGGCGTAGGGTGAGTCGGCCCCTAAGGCGAGGCTGAAAAGCGTAGTCGATGGGAAACGGGTTAAAATTCCCGTACTTTTGTGTAGTGCGATGTGGGGACGGAGAAGGTTAGGTCAGCGGCCTGTTGGAATAGGTCGTTCAAGCTGGTAGGTGGTTAGGGTAGGCAAATCCGCCCTTTCATTCAACACCGAGAAGTGATAACGAGGGTCTACGGACCTGAAGTGACTGATACCACGCTTCCAGGAAAAGCCACTAAGCTTCAGCTACACAAGAACCGTACCGCAAACCGACACAGGTGGGCAGGATGAGAATTCTAAGGCGCTTGAGAGAACTCAGGAGAAGGAACTCGGCAAATTGATACCGTAACTTCGGGAGAAGGTATGCCTCTTTAGGTGAAATCCCTTGCGGATGGAGCTTGGAGAGGTCGCAGAGAATCGGTGGCTGCGACTGTTTATCAAAAACACAGCACTCTGCCAACACGAAAGTGGACGTATAGGGTGTGACGCCTGCCCGGTGCTGGAAGGTTAAGTGATGGGGTGCAAGCTCTTGATCGAAGCCCCAGTAAACGGCGGCCGTAACTATAACGGTCCTAAGGTAGCGAAATTCCTTGTCGGGTAAGTTCCGACCCGCACGAATGGCGTAACGATGGCCACACTGTCTCCTCCTGAGACTCAGCGAAGTTGAAGTGTTTGTGAAGATGCAATCTCCCCGCTGCTAGACGGAAAGACCCCGTGAACCTTTACTGTAGCTTTGCATTGGACTTTGAAGTGGTTTGTGTAGGATAGGTGGGAGGCTTTGAAGCCAGGACGCTAGTTCTGGTGGAGCCGACCTTGAAATACCACCCTGACCCCTTTGAGGTTCTAACCTTGGTCCGTTATCCGGATCGGGGACAGTGCATGGTAGGCAGTTTGACTGGGGCGGTCTCCTCCCAAAGTGTAACGGAGGAGTTCGAAGGTTACCTAGGTACGGTCGGAAATCGTGCTGATAGTGCAATGGCAAAAGGTAGCTTAACTGCGAGACCGACAAGTCGAGCAGGTGCGAAAGCAGGACATAGTGATCCGGTGGTTCTGAATGGAAGGGCCATCGCTCAACGGATAAAAGGTACTCCGGGGATAACAGGCTGATACCGCCCAAGAGTTCACATCGACGGCGGTGTTTGGCACCTCGATGTCGGCTCATCACATCCTGGGGCTGTAGCCGGTCCCAAGGGTATGGCTGTTCGCCATTTAAAGTGGTACGTGAGCTGGGTTCAAAACGTCGTGAGACAGTTTGGTCCCTATCTGCAGTGGGCGTTGGAAGTTTGACGGGGGCTGCTCCTAGTACGAGAGGACCGGAGTGGACGAACCTCTGGTGTACCGGTTGTCACGCCAGTGGCATTGCCGGGTAGCTAAGTTCGGAAGAGATAAGCGCTGAAAGCATCTAAGCGCGAAACTCGCCTGAAGATGAGACTTCCCTGAGGGCTAGACCCTCCTGAAGAGTCGTTCGAGACCAGGACGTTGATAGGTCGGGTGTGGAAGCGCTGTGAGGCGTTAAGCTAACCGATACTAATTGCTCGTGAGGCTTGATCCTATCATTTGAGTGGCTTGGGAAACCGGGCTGACGGATAGTGCATGTGCGACGCGATCAAAGATCCAAGACTAATTAAGGCGGGAGTAGAGAGGTGGGAGTGGGGAGTAAACCCCTGCAACTGACGAACTACCCCCGAAACGGAGAGCAGGACAAGAGCGGGCAGAGACAACTCTCTACTCCCGACTCTCTACTCCCCACAAGGCTTCTTCAAGTTTGTTGACAGTTTATGTCTGGTGGCCATAGCGAGGTGGTCCCACGCCTTCCCATCCCGAACAGGACCGTGAAACGCCTTAGCGCCGATGATAGTGTGGCATTCGCCATGTGAAAGTAGGACACCGCCAGACTCCCCATACAGAAGCCCAGCTCAATCGAGCTGGGCTTTGTGCATTCTGCGCCACCATTTAACTTGCCTGACCACAAGTCCTTGCTCCGCTGCAGCGGTGACGGGGGCGTGGATGGGGCGCAGCAAATACAAAGCCACCGC
The sequence above is drawn from the Aquitalea denitrificans genome and encodes:
- a CDS encoding ABC transporter permease subunit; this encodes MLSFIFRRLGLLIPTFFGITLLTFGLIRMIPGDPVEVMVGERTLDPQMHADAMHRLGLDKPLYAQYVDYISNLLHGNLGESLVTKTSVWAEFKTLFPATLELALAAMAFAVVFGLLAGVIAAIKRGSIFDHGVMGISLTGFSMPIFWWGLILIMFFSVKLGWTPVSGRLDLAFDITPRTGFMLIDTWLAEAADPSANAGAFKDALMHLILPAIVLGTIPLAVIARMTRSSMLEVLREDYVRTARAKGLSPVRVIFVHTLRNALIPVLTVIGLQVGTLMGGAVLTETIFSWPGIGKWLIDAISRRDYPVVQNGILIVATLVIITNFIVDILYGVANPRIRHAK
- a CDS encoding ABC transporter permease subunit, whose translation is MTNANMQNAAVPAEDAALSYPSPFKEFWQGFSYNKGAVAGLIFMTIVVLCAVLAPLVAPYSPIEQYRDHLLTPPAWLDGGSTAFLLGTDELGRDILSRLIYGARLSLFIGLCSVLLAMLPGVVLGLLAAFFPKVLGGVIMRVMDIMMALPSLLLAVAIMAILGPGLMNAMIAIATVSLPAYVRLTRASAMTELNRDYVTASRVSGAGLFRLMFNTVLPNCMAPLIVHATMSFSSAILEIAALGFLGLGVQPPTPEWGTMLASARDYIERAWWVVSLPGLTILLSVLAINLMGDGLRDALDPKLKRAA
- a CDS encoding ABC transporter ATP-binding protein, whose translation is MSLLEIKNLSVEFGSEKNPFRAVEGLDLSVNQGEIVGIVGESGSGKSVTMMAMMGLLEGQGRIVADTLQFDGKNLLTISARERRKIVGKDIAMIFQDPMTSLNPSYTVGYQIMEVLKIHQGLRGAALKQRALELMEMVEIPAAASRLNAYPHQLSGGMSQRVVIAMAIACNPKLLIADEPTTALDVTIQAQIMDLLVNLQKSQNMALIMITHDLAVVAEVAHKVAVMYAGQVAEMAKVPGIFRTPTHPYTEALLKSIPEHSKGAHRLSTLPGIVPGQYDRPSGCLLSPRCPYVQDKCKAQRPGLTAIDGGVVRCHYPITAKEA
- a CDS encoding peptide ABC transporter ATP-binding protein; this translates as MSTVLQARDLTRYYDVAQGFLKPTAQVKALNGVSFELQAGKTLAVVGESGCGKSTLARQLTLIEAPTSGSLLLDGQDAATAGKAELKAMRTKVQMVFQNPYASLNPRQKIGTQLGEPLDINTSLSASEREERVRAMMARVGLRPEHYYRYPHMFSGGQRQRIAIARAMMLNPKIVVADEPTSALDVSIQAQVLNLFMDLQEEFNTAYVFISHNLAVVEHVADELMVMYLGRAVEVGAKEKIYSRPLHPYTQALLSATPSIHPEDRRIKIKIHGELPSPLNPPSGCTFHKRCPFANERCQQEVPELRALDERMIACHHAESINS
- the coaD gene encoding pantetheine-phosphate adenylyltransferase, giving the protein MAHTSKGKREVKRAVYAGSFDPVTNGHLWMIREAVELFDELIVAVGVNPEKHCTFSVDERVDMLRAVTRGFSKLRVDVFENQFLVNYAQSIGANYIIRGIRTASDYEYERTMRYINSDLHPDITTIFLLPPREYAEVSSTMVKGLVGPRGWQNMIRQYLPEPVYRKLIAMYQPE
- a CDS encoding class I SAM-dependent methyltransferase, encoding MVDVSAFANRLQKNYKHYAKWASRQGLDAWRVYDKDVPQFPLAVDLYGDRVHLQEYDTGWEMEDEVYQQWIAAIMVAIAAVTGRDESAITLKSRRRQKGVSQYEKVGKLGDDFIVQEFGQRFIVNLDAYLDTGLFLDHRNTRKRVREEAAGKRFLNLFAYTGSFTVYAGAGGAVSSETVDMSNTYQDWSRRNFELNGLDLARHQLVRADVFQYLEQAVDEGKQFDLIVMDPPTFSNSKKMLDILDVQRDHVWLIDYAMALLAPGGTLYFSNNLRSFVLDERLAEDYHIRDISGQSVPEDFRNRKIHQCYQLKKKAS
- a CDS encoding 5-carboxymethyl-2-hydroxymuconate Delta-isomerase translates to MPQVIMQYSSGLQLDIPATLLAINQALLASGQFQAEDIKSRAILLQDWLTGTTPGSAPFVHLQLHILSGRDLPTRQQLSDSLLPVLQQQIQGPTGTQLCVEVCQMERDSYRKCWL
- the trxA gene encoding thioredoxin, giving the protein MATINITGSSFNETVDKGGIVILDFWAEWCGPCKMFGPTFDAAALKHPDIVFGKINTEEEQELAGHFQIRSIPTLMALKDGIIVFNQAGAMMPAQFEELIKALRDLDMEKVKADIAAQDE